CGCTCGCGGTATTCTTCGGCAGGGTGAGTGCCGCGAACCTGCCCACTGCGTGACGGCAGTAAGCGAATATGAAACACTGCTTTGCCTTTGACTTCCACCGCAGGAACAACAAAGGCGGTTTCACTATCCAACTCGTAAACAACCAGAAATTCGAATTGGCCCGGTTGAAAACGAACACGGTTGTTTTTCGCGCGACAATTGATGCTGATGAAGTTGCCTTTGGCATGGGTCGTCCGAATTTGCAAGCGGATCATTCGCCCATCTTTTTCGGCGACAAGATCGTAAGGCGCAGAATTGCCATAGGGAATTAACACTTGCCAGCCGGCTTCTATCAGCTTTTGCATGACAGCCACTTCGCCGATCTGCCCGATAGAAGAAGTGTTCCTCATTGCAGAATCCCCGCCGCCAGCTTATCCGGCTTGCCGCGATACTCGTCCCAGGAAATTCGCCCAGCTACAATCCCTTCGAGCATTTCAGTGAGAGCATGGTTGATAGGTGCACGAAGACCGAGCGCTTCGGCGTGGCGGGCAACCGCGCCGTTGAGGTAGCTGATTTCGGTGCGAGCCTTGCCGGCGATCAAGTCGAGATGCAACGACGGTTTCTTTTTTCCCCGGCCACCGGCCAGCGCCTGCCGAAACGCGGGCTGGTACAACCTGGGCGGCAGATATTGCAAGGCAAAGGCCAATTGCAAAGTTGGCGAGCGGGGGAGAGCAACGGCGGCCAACCCTTTGGCCCTCATCACAGCCAATGCCTCTTTCAATGCGCCTATCTCAATCGCATACAACCCCGGATGGGTGAATACCTTTTCGGTGGATACGTCACAAATGGCGGCAGTGGCGTTGCCCATCAAATTGGTCAACAGCTTTGTCCACTTCATTGCCTCGGCGTTTGGATAAAGTTTGGTGAAGACGCCACTGCTTGACAGGGCGGCGGCCAGCCTTTGGCTCAAGGGGTGGCCGCCGACAATCCCCGCCCCGCGTTTCTTTTCCACAACGATCACGCCGGATTTTGGATTGGCAACCGCTGTGAGCACCGTCCCGGCGAGCACATTTTCTGCGCCGAAGGCGGCGGCCAGCTTTGGCTCGTTGTCCACGCCGTTTTGCAGGCAGAGGATGGGCGGCGGTTTGCCGATTGCTTTGAGATCGGCAATGACGGTTTCGGTGTCGAACGATTTGAGGGCGATGATGATGCAGTCGTAATTGTCGCCGGTCAATGCCTCAGCCGGGTTGGTGACGGTGAGAAGCGGTTGCGCCTTGTATGCCTTGTCTCGATAGAAAAGGGCGAGGCCGCGCTTGTTGAGAACTTCAGCCTGGCCGGGGCGGGCGATGAAGGTGACATGATGCCCGGTCAGGATCAACGACCCGCCGATGTAACCGCCAATTGCGCCTGCGCCGTAAACGAGGATGTTCATCAGTGTTCAGTGTTCAGTGGTCGGCGGTCAGTGCTATCTGCTCACTGACTACTGCCCACTGATTACTGCTTTCTGCCCTTGTACGCTTCTGCCATCACCTCAATCGGGTGAACTGCCTTTTTGCCGGTGTGGCTTTCGATCCACCAGCGGCAGGTTTCCGAGTCACAGACCACTCGCTCCGGTTTCTCGTGGGCGATCTGGTTGAACAAGGGCTGGCCGACAGCGGCGGCAATATTATATTTCTCTTTCTTCAGCCCGTAGGTTCCGGCCACGCCACAGCAGTCGGCGCGAGACTCGACGACAGTGAAGCCGAAGCGGCGCAGGAAGTCGGCGGCGGGGCGGCCAAACCCATGCGTGCGTTGCTGGCACGGTGCGTGATAGACCACTTTCTCGCTGCGGCGCACAAAGCGCGTGTCTAGCAACCCTTCCTCATCAAGCATCTCTAAAAATTCAAAGATGTCATAAGTATTGCTTGTCACCAGTTCAAGGTCGGGATCGTCAATGCCCAGCACGGCCTGATACTCGTGCTTGATGGCCAGCGTGCAACTGGTGGACGTGCCGACGATGACGTAGCCCTCGCGCACCCAGGGGGCCAGCTTGCGAATGTTATTCCTTGCATACGCTCGCGCTGATTCAAAGTCGCCATTCGACTGCATGGGCAGGCCGCAACAGTTCTGCTCGGCCACCGTTACCTTGATTTGATTGCGCTCCAGCACTTCAATGGCCGCCTTGCCAATGCGTGGCTCGTAATAGTTGGTGGCGCATCCGTGAAAATACAATACCTTTCGCGCCCCGATCATTCGCCCTGCCGCCGGAGTTTTCTTGAACCAGCCGCGAAACGTTTCGCGCGAGAAAGTTGGAAATTTAGCGCGGGCGTCAATGCCCAGCACCCACTCAACCAATTTTCGCAAAGGCGGAATCTTGAGCGGGATGTTGGAAAAAGGGGCGAAGGGTGAACCAAGCTTCCCCAACAGTTCCGACCGCCCCAACAGCCAGTTGCGCAGCGGCAGGCCGTCGCGTTTCATAATCCCGGCGCGGGCGATGGCGTTCATCTCCGCAATTTGCACGCCGTGCGGGCAGACGAGCGAGCAAACGCCGCAGGCCGAGCAGTAGTCAAGCGACTTGTCGGGCGAGGGCAGGTGCGGGTCGCGGAAGCGTTGGGCCTGCGGCCCGACGGCTTTGGGGCCGGGGAACAAATCGGTGACGGTTGCCACCGGGCAGGCCGAGGTGCAAATGTTGCACTTGATGCAGAGGTCGGAGGTGAGGGGGATAGAGTTCACAGGCGGCACAATCATAACAACTCAATTGCTCGGTAAGCCGTCGCCAACTCAATGCCCTGGCGCGAGCCTTCACTCAGGCGATCCGCTCCGGCGAGAAGACTACCGACGGCGCGCAGGTTGGAGGCAACCGGCTTGCCATCTTTGCCGATTGGCTGTAGTTGCTTGTTGACCTGCACGCCGAACTTGGCAAAAGGGTGCGGGCCGAGGAAGACTTCGGATGTCCAATCGGCGCGAGTGGACGGGGCGGCGACGGGGAGATTGAAGACGGACTCGCGGATTGCGCCGCCAAATTCGCCGGTGAGGCCGCCGTGTAGAAAACCACCCGTCGCCAAAATAATGGCTTCCGCTTCGTATTCCCGTTTACGCCCGTTGGCGTCGGCGGTGACAGTGGCGCGTTTGTTTTCGATGCGGCCACTCACGGTCGGGCCGATGATGATCCGCCCGCCACGCGCTTGAAAATCGTTCCGCAAAATATCGAAGAGCCGCATGCCCGGCACGCTCGGCGGCAGAACCGGAATCTCGAACAGTTCAATGCCGAGCGCCGAGTCGAGATGGCGTTTGGCTTCCACCGCGTGATCGAGTCCGAGAATAGCCGGGAGGCCGATTCGTTTTGGCGCATGTGTCAGCAATGGCCGCCAAACTTCAATGAGTTGTTCGCGATAATCGGCGCGGTCGAAGAGATGGGCCAGGTCAGTCGCGTAAGCGTCTCGGTGTGTTGGAGCGTGAGGAATAGGAAGGCCAATAACTGATAACTGATAACTGTTTACTGACGGCTGGAGATTGACGATTGCGAAATTGGCATTGAAATCGCGGAAGCCCGGCAGGTCGGCGAGGGTGAACGGCTGGGGGCGGCTGAGGTCGCCGGCGATCATGGTTTCAGGCGCAAGGCAGGTTTGGCGAGTCGCCCCGGCGGCAGTTGGCAGGCGAAAGTTGGCGTTGAGATCGCCGTGAAGAGGATAGCCCGCTTCGGCGCAGATGGTCTTGAGTTCATCGAGGGCGGCGAGAAGCGCGTGTGAACCGGCCAGGCCGTAAGGATGATCAAGTGTCGTTTGACGTTTGTCGAGTGAGGTAAGTTCACTCAGCACGTCAATCGTGCCAGTGCCAACGTGCGTGCCGCCGAGGCCGCGCGCCAGAATCAAGGCCTGCTTGCCGCGCCGCGCCGCCAGGCAACCGGCGAAGAGGCCGGAGAGACCGGCGCCGATGATGAGGAGATCGTATACCATAAGGTAAATCCCAACTCCCAAAAACCCAAAACCCCAAGCGTTGCCAATTGGGATTTTGGAAGTTGGGATTTTGGGATTCTTTAGCTCGTCTTCTCCGTCGGATACACTTCCATTTCGCGTTCGGTAGGCAGGTTTTGGACGCCGAGGATGTTGTGGTAGATGTGCAGGTCGAGTTCGAGCGAGCGCAGGCTGTGGCCCCACATCACCGGGCGCTCGCCCTTCCAGCGTTCTTGGAGAAATTGTAAGAGTTGGAAGTTGGTCAAAGGGTCGGGTGGTCCGGTAGTCGAGTGGTCGTTGAAGTATTCGCGAATGATGCCTGCCGCGCGATAAGCACAGAAGCCGGCCTGGCAGGGGCCCATGCCCAGACGCAAATCGCGCCGCAAGTCGTTGAGGATGGGCGAGCCGGACTCGCGAAGGCTCGACTCGATTTGGGAGCGGGTGACGAGTTCACATTCGCAAATCACCGGGTCAGGTGGTCGAGTGGTCGGGTCGTCAAGTGGTCGTTCCAGTGCGGCGAGACGATTGGGAAGCGTATGCAATTTTGCGCCGGGCGGCTCGATGAGGGTGTCCGC
This genomic interval from Chloroflexota bacterium contains the following:
- a CDS encoding 2-dehydropantoate 2-reductase gives rise to the protein MNILVYGAGAIGGYIGGSLILTGHHVTFIARPGQAEVLNKRGLALFYRDKAYKAQPLLTVTNPAEALTGDNYDCIIIALKSFDTETVIADLKAIGKPPPILCLQNGVDNEPKLAAAFGAENVLAGTVLTAVANPKSGVIVVEKKRGAGIVGGHPLSQRLAAALSSSGVFTKLYPNAEAMKWTKLLTNLMGNATAAICDVSTEKVFTHPGLYAIEIGALKEALAVMRAKGLAAVALPRSPTLQLAFALQYLPPRLYQPAFRQALAGGRGKKKPSLHLDLIAGKARTEISYLNGAVARHAEALGLRAPINHALTEMLEGIVAGRISWDEYRGKPDKLAAGILQ
- a CDS encoding anaerobic glycerol-3-phosphate dehydrogenase subunit C; amino-acid sequence: MIVPPVNSIPLTSDLCIKCNICTSACPVATVTDLFPGPKAVGPQAQRFRDPHLPSPDKSLDYCSACGVCSLVCPHGVQIAEMNAIARAGIMKRDGLPLRNWLLGRSELLGKLGSPFAPFSNIPLKIPPLRKLVEWVLGIDARAKFPTFSRETFRGWFKKTPAAGRMIGARKVLYFHGCATNYYEPRIGKAAIEVLERNQIKVTVAEQNCCGLPMQSNGDFESARAYARNNIRKLAPWVREGYVIVGTSTSCTLAIKHEYQAVLGIDDPDLELVTSNTYDIFEFLEMLDEEGLLDTRFVRRSEKVVYHAPCQQRTHGFGRPAADFLRRFGFTVVESRADCCGVAGTYGLKKEKYNIAAAVGQPLFNQIAHEKPERVVCDSETCRWWIESHTGKKAVHPIEVMAEAYKGRKQ
- the glpB gene encoding anaerobic glycerol-3-phosphate dehydrogenase subunit B; translated protein: MVYDLLIIGAGLSGLFAGCLAARRGKQALILARGLGGTHVGTGTIDVLSELTSLDKRQTTLDHPYGLAGSHALLAALDELKTICAEAGYPLHGDLNANFRLPTAAGATRQTCLAPETMIAGDLSRPQPFTLADLPGFRDFNANFAIVNLQPSVNSYQLSVIGLPIPHAPTHRDAYATDLAHLFDRADYREQLIEVWRPLLTHAPKRIGLPAILGLDHAVEAKRHLDSALGIELFEIPVLPPSVPGMRLFDILRNDFQARGGRIIIGPTVSGRIENKRATVTADANGRKREYEAEAIILATGGFLHGGLTGEFGGAIRESVFNLPVAAPSTRADWTSEVFLGPHPFAKFGVQVNKQLQPIGKDGKPVASNLRAVGSLLAGADRLSEGSRQGIELATAYRAIELL